The window AGGTCTATgaagagcaccacataatctggtactacaggTGGGAAGTTGCCcgtaggactatgtcctggctgctCAGTTGGTTCAGGTACCTTCATTAGTAGTGTGGTTTGGCGACATTATGTCGGGGTAGATTGAGGATTGATAGGAAcgtccatgtacaaaaatttcaacctgcgtgtaagatacacaaaggggcagtgttgagttgtttactttttactcacctagtggttgaaaaagtagcCACGTGAGGTAGGGCTCAACGCTAGCTTATCACGTAACGCACTTCGACCCAGAATGTTCTGAATATTGCTGATGTTGAGAATCGGCTGAATAACATGTGTTTTAGATCTTTAGACCAATAATCTAAAGAGTGTTTGGACCAATAGAGTTTTAAACCCAGAAAGTTTGGAATATCGCAGAATGTTAACATGTGTTTTAGATTTCCAGACCAATAATCCTACATCTAGATTGTTCAGGCCAATAGAATATAAAACCCATAAAGGTCTAAATATTGTTGAATGACATGTGTTTTAGATTTCCAGACCAACAATCTTacatgtagaatttaaaaaccTGAATGGTCTGAATAGCGCTGAATCCTAATCTGGCCTTAGAACTTATCCATCACTATTCCAGATATGGTGTCATTATGATTAAAAGACCACCTTTTTGGtcatatttaagatattattAAGCGTTTTACAAATTGTATATCCTCCAAAAGACTAATCTTTCGATCTTCTTCCAACTTCGAGATTTCTTAACTCAAAGTTAGAAAGAACTATTACTATCCAAAAAATATATCTCagcaaattgaaaaaatttttaaataacaagaaaacaatATCTGGAAAATTGAAGCAAGTATAACAGAGGTTATTTTAAAGTCCACAAATTGGACTTTTCAGATGGCATAACAAATGTTTTCGGGCTGTCAAACTTGATGTAATGGAGAAATTCGTATTTTCGGGGTCAGGTCAATCCTTTAATCTCTAGGTTAACAATTTGTTAGCCAATGTTACATAGGAGACATGGCCTTATATGGAAGACAGGTCCTTATGTGAGAGACAGGTCCTTATGTGATTTTCCGAAGTAATCTCTAGGTCACattgaaattttacttaataccAACATAAATACATTACCGATTAGTTGATTAACTCTTCTTTCGGGTTTAAGGGTTAGTCATGAAccgatttttgaaaattatgaaCTATATTAATGTAGGTCATTTACAGAGAGTATAAATGGACCGACTTTTTATCAAGTATCTTAATTACATTTAGATTAAGGATTCGATTTAGTCTACGAGGCTAAAACCAGAGGATCGGTAGAAAGTTTTGAACCCTAAGGTGTATGTATATCAAAAACGTTGTTCTGCATATTTTATCCGGTGAATTCACCGGTCTGGTGGTAATATATGAAAATCGTTCTTCTggatattcatatttttattagaagGAAATATTCAGCTCAAAtcgtttaaacaatttttttttaatttttcccattttttacAGGCAATCCATTTAGGTTTACTCCTAAGTACCTTTATTTTCTCCATGGCCAGTGCTAAATACGatagtttaatatttatggCATTAGCGGGTGCAGCTCTAGTTTGGACCACAGTGGTATCACACAACTACTTTCACAAACGTGACAACTGGCAAATGTATGCTTTCAATTTAAGTATGATGAATTTTACAGCGTGGCGTATATCCCATTCTCTATCACATCACATCTATCCAAATTCATATATTGATCTGGAACTATCAATGTTTGAACCACTTTTGTGTTGGGTACCAAGTCcacatataaaaagtaaaatgatgCGCTATGTATCGTGGGTAACTGAGCCGTTTGCCTATATGATTGCATTTTTCCTGCAACTACTAACAAGGTTCGTATTTTAATTACGAAACTTCAGAAATATTATCAGAATAACTTTGttctttttgtataatttcagaattttttattCCCTACGTAAGACGAATATTATGTACTGGCATGATTTAATCTGTCTTTCTTTGCCTCTATCCATGTATTTATGTTCGAATTATTCCATTTTCTGGTGTTTGCGTCAATGGATCTTTATAACAGCCATAGCTAGTTTTTCTTTCTGTGTTATTGGCTTAAATGCCGCCCATCATGATCCGGAAATATTCCATGAAGGTGATGCCAATCGTGAAGATCGTGATTGGGGTCTTTATCAAGTCGATACTATAATCGATCGTGGCGATCTTAAAGGTTCTCAGTTCTTGGTCTTGACCCACTTTGGTGATCATGTTCTGCATCATTTATTCCCTACATTAGATCATGGCATTTTGCCTCAATTGTATCCTGTACTTTACGAAACATTGGAGGAATTTAAATGTGAACTAAGAGAAATTAATCATTTGGAACATATTATTGGTCAACACAAACAGTTACTGAGAATTGAAACTAATCCTAAACCTCCGGGTTCTAAAtagatttgaaaaaatttctttgataagttaattaaatttaggttttaaaaataataaatattataaaaatgtggTCTCATCTATTTTTTCTGCGGGGATCAGCTAAAGGATACACCTTTCCATGTGTTGCTAATCCTATTGAAGCATTTTTTGATATCATAACTTGTGTTATAGTTAGGTAAAcattatatttctgtttctgggtcttcagtATAGAACCTCAGACCCACTTTTTACCGCTtcaccaagacattctatctgggatcagatCATATTCTGTGTCTGATATACGATGAACGCATTGCACGTCTTATATCCAATCTGCATGTACTCTAAACTCCCTGTggtagtttgatattacactttgGTTCCAAAGCAGTCATCCATTTTTATAGCCAAATCGTCATATTAGAACTAAGACCCTATTTCACACTATAGTCTTCCTACATATCGACCAGCACTggtgtgccttgttgatcctatcctctatgtggtgtttccattttaaattttggtattacacctaagtacttaactttgtttGTCACCGTTATCTTCTTGTCTAggaaggttttaagtaggaaggacgtaagacttatctgGTTCTGGTATAAATATGAACCTTGGATCTTGTAATTTAAATGGGTTATATGTCAATTCTAAGAATGCAGTGAATATCTGTGACAGATGTAGGGAAACTGCCGAAAAAATGTCACCtggccctgcagctttataaGAAGCAAAGCTCTTGATTGCTCCCTTAACCATGCTCAGTTGGTTACTACAGTTTGAGAAGAGTTATTTGTAAAGAATTTGGAGTGTTTTGGAATGACATAATAGTTGTTTAAACTACTTGACCTACTCTCGGCTTAAGTCTAGAAGCTAATCCGGATCGGATGATACAATGTCATTCTTCTTACAATATTGTAGCTCTGCATACTATGAATCTTTatatattaatgttatttattggtttccATGCCTTTGGAAAAGAGTTAGCTGATACCTAAACATCAACTCGCCAAAGGATTACTTCTATTGTGACCGAAAATAACTTGCGGGCTTGCAAAGTGAGTCGGAACTAATCAGAAGCGGGGCTTATAAAagattcttttagaaaaatcgCGTGTAGGGTAACATTTTCTTCcgacgaatgtatcatttatgatcagaaaatgagctCTAAAACGACCAGTATTTAGACTCATAAATTACTCAAAATAGATGCAAAAATCAGAAGTGGGACTCATAAAAGAGTCTTTTAGGATATTCGCGGGTAGGGTACCATTTTCTCCATACAAATGTGATCAGAAAATGAGTGCATTAAggatcattttaatttttgcagaagagtcataaatgactcgaatgtgatcaacattttcaaaaaattctagcTGAGTAGCAAGCTGACATGTACATATCTTTATCAAGATCAATATCAATGTCCGGGTAGTCTGCAATTTAATTTCTCCTATTGTCCTCATGCACTAGAACCCGTATTGTTGCGACTGTGAAATGTCAGATTTGAGATCAAATTGGAAGATATTTTAAACTTATCGAGGCAAAGTCCCATATTTTGGTGTAGACTGTTATCGCACTATCCCGAAGCTCAGTTCATGCACCCCAGTTATGTCTTGTCGGTATTTGGTTTcgaaaagttctttaaaatgtttattgcgTAATTTTCCTATTGTTGGTATTCTAACAtctggttaaaaaaaaaacaaaattataattatctGAAGAAATCTATCACTTGAAGTTCTGAAGGGTTATCAATCTTGTATTTTCAGATCTAGTCTAACTACTCATATTTTagttctatttatttaaaagaaattatagtcggacctgtttcaaaaagtaaaatgtgatttagtttataaaacatttgagttgaattataccttgcctcagctatatttaagccatttattgttgaataaaactgtggacattaaagtcaaattttgaaggtgggtttttataggggctagggtcaaatgagaccctatAATTCAAGAGTTCAAGAGGGTCATAAAGACTAGTATATAACTTAGTTTTGCTGcttcaaattttgaagggggcttttttgTTCGTtaatggttagtgttctagtcaggcagaccggaggtggtgggttcgattcccacccgtgtcACGAGTTAAAGAGCACACAACAGGCCCAATAGAGTCCTAAATGTATTTCTTCGggtttgatgtgtatacatcctcctttcaaactaacgaactaactacaaacttcagcacaaacccaatataccctccaccacttAATATctcaattttcttttgttaccTATTCGTATTTCATAGTTTTAATTGAAAGACTTTAtatagttgttttttaattgatttacatttattttgttccttttttgtATACTTGTtcctttcttttaatttattttatattttaaatattatcattattatgtatatttttaaattatttaaatttaaatgttttgattaattaaaaaaataacataaacataAGCGCCATAAGATGAGGGTGTTTATTAgtttgtttgtgtttgtgtCTCTGTGTTGTTGTAATGTTGAGTGAGTGAGTGATTGATTGATTGAGTCAGTGtaaaagagagaaagagaatgGGTAGAAATAGAAGTAAAATGTGCAAAAGTTGTTTATTGATTAAACTGTATGGAGTCCTTTTGTATGAATGCATGTGTTCGTTCTCCAATATCAGTCAAATATCAATGTGTATGTGTGAGTGTAAAGTGtgcattttacaataaatacataaataaataacatttcttttggttttattttgttttgtttttttttttaaatattcttatttattgAAGATGTGTAGTaaatgtgtgttttgttttattataaatttctcttttttcgactttcgacACAGACAACTAGACAACTAGATTTAAACCtaaacgtacatatgtatggatAGTATTAAGTTTTATGACGGGGCTTAAGTCATGTTTttcataatacaaaaaattattataattttatatatatatatataaaaaaattaaacatttttcttgtgtttttttttaatttttcatttacaacAATATGAGTAAAGGTTGTGTGTTCTGATGTCAGAGAGCATGTATGGCGAAAGTTACTACACTAGGAAAATTCATTCTTTCTTCTTTCCACTTTtcatcattatttttgttttgtccttGTTAGGCTTCTTATGTTggtattttacaaaatacatttaGTTGGATACTATCTCTAGTattagtatatatattatttttggtttttgagtttttgttgttgtgataTTTATGCCTAAGTGCATTCTTATCCTCCCGTCGTTCGATTGTTTatagttgttgatgttttttttttaataaattttttaaattgttttttatttctttttttaattagaaaaacaaaaagtgttgtaaaatatttataaattaaagtaaaataaaataattatgaaatagtattaataaaataaattaaaatgttttaatggcATTTAGAAATCTTCGGGAGCAAGGTCGAATCTTGGTGGGAAAGCCATACCGTCCAATTGTGGCCGCACGGACATAGCACGGGGCTGTAGAGGGGAAGAGAGACAAAacgaatttattaaatataaatatatttcaacacAAGGTTAAAAAGAATGAAGCATGCATGATTAAACAAACAATGAGAGAAAGAgagataaatgaaaaaaaaatacatcaccaagagaacaacaataacaacaagataTTACTGAATACTTTACAATACAAAACTCAAAATGAGAGGAATATTGTATAGAGAAAGGGAAAGAGAAATAAATTTCTCCTCGAATGATCGAGTTTTGGAAAGTGAAATGACAGGATcatgaatttgtattttttgtttctttaaacttCTCATAACAGAAAAATGAGAATGAAAGACAAGGTGGTGAGAGGAAAACAAACAACTCAACACGTTACAAGTGCAAGTAATGATAATTcaatgtatatgtatgcatcatatatgtgtgtgtattcaTTCAATGATTTGACACGCAACATTGGCTGTTTTCTTTTGGGTTCGGGATTTGCAGGATTTGAGAAAAATGGGCCTCTTGGCCACTTCGAAACTTACAAATGTAATGAAAGATTGTTTACTGGTCCAGCACACTTTTGCGACCACCTTTAGACGCTGCCGGCTATTGTTGttgtacacacacacatacatatacaattattatagtagtagtaattgttgttgtagtagtagtatagttgtaataataataaaattatcatattATATCGTTATAAAAAAAGCAGAGATATTTCTAATTCAGCTCGATTTCTACTGATCTGACTATgacactttttgtttttttttaattgcgaTGAGATTGATGCTTTTGGTGATGAAATAGTTTGGGTTTTGTAAGctggttgtttatttttttttattttttttaaatatatttttttttcgatttggtttaaagtaataaattgaATGTTGAATGTTGCATTTCTTTTGTTGAAAAAGAGATGCATAAAGCTTTTACTTATGATCTAgtttctctttttgtttttttttctaattgaaTCTCTATGTGGACCGTGTGAATCATTTACAGTGCCATTTTGCGTAATTTAAATCTGGATGTGGTAATAATTGCAAgagattttgttttgaaatagaaTAATAAAGAGAAAATGATCGTTATTATTTGGCAAATGGTTGGCAGTTGATAAAAAAGCATTCGAATTTAGAGATGGATGATTTTGGTTTGGACACTTACCGCGGGGCTGGCACCACGACCAACGGAACCGGCACGTCCCTTGGCACGGAATTTGCTGATGGCTTGTTCAGCCAAATCGGCACGTTCTTCGGCTTCTTCAAGTTCTTGTTGGGCTTTGCGGAATTTGGCCAAGTTGAGGGCGGCGATTTCTTCGGCTTCTTCGATTTGCCTCTTGTATGTCTTGATCTTTTGTTGGAGTTTGTCAACCAAGTCTTGCATACGTTCGTGGTTCTTGCGATCTTCTTCGGATTGGAAGCTCAATTCCTTAACGCGACGTTCGGATTTGCGGAGGTTCTTTTGGGCATCGGCGTGTCTTCTTTGTTCACCATCCAATTCGTTCTCCAATTCGCGGACACGTTGTTCCAATTTTTGGATAGCCTTCTTGCCACCCTTGAGGGCGTTGGCTTCAGCTTCATCCAAACGGACTTGCAATTCCTTGATTTGTTGTTCAAGGGCCTTTCTGAGTTTCTCTTGGGTTTGGGCGTGGTCTTGTTCAGCGCGGAGTTCATCAGCAAGACGGGCAGCATCAACCATAGCCTTCTTGGCCTTCTCTTCGGAGTTCTTGGCTTCGTTCAACAATTCATCCAAATCAGAGTGGAGTGTTTGGAGTTCAGATTCCAATTTCCTCTTGGCAGCGGAGATGGAGGCGTTTTGGGCGGAAACTTCGTTGAGTTGTTCGTGGGCATCGGCCAATTCTTGTTCGGCTTGGCGACGACCGCGATCGGCTTGTTCGAGGAGGGTGCGGGATTCTTCCAATTCGTTTTGGAGGGCGTTGGCACGACGTTCAGAGATACCCAATTGTTCGCGGGCATCATCACGAGCTCTTTGTTCTTCTTCAAGGGCGGTTTGGATGTCCTTGAGTTGTTGTTGGTAGCGTTTGATGTTCTTTTGGGCCTCGGCGTTAGCCTAATTATAATGATATAAATACAAGTATTTAGTAAAATAGTTTCGTAATAAGGACAGCTCTTGTATATATGAGAAGCTTTGTGTGTGTTAAGAAACTTACCTTGTTGGCGTGATCCAAAGCAATTTCCAATTCGTTGATGTCGGCTTCCAACTTCTTCTTCATGCGAAGGGCCTCAGCCTTACCCTTGGCTTCGGCTTCGAGGGAGGCTTGCATGGAGTCGAGAGCACGTTGGTGGTTCTTGCGGGTGTTTTCGAATTCTTCTTCCTTCTCTTGGATGCGGCGATCGATTTCTTGACGAACTTGAGACAATTCCAATTGAGCGCGCAATACCTTGTTTTCTTCTTGTTCCAAAGCAGCTTCAGCTTCTTCGAGGGCGGCTTGGAGTTCATCCTTTTCGGCTTCCAAGCGTTTGCGAGCCTTTTCGATTTCGTGGATGTTGCGGCCACCTTCACCGATTTGGTCGAGCAAGTCCTTAACTTCATCAGCCAAGTTCTTGTTTTCACGACGGACGGCTTCCAATTGTTCTTGGCCTTCTTCGTAGGCACCCTTGAGACGGAACAATTCGGTGGAGTAGTTGCGGCATTCCTTTTGGGAGGCATCAAGTTCAGCAGCCAAATCGTCAACCTTGAGTTTCCATTCGCCAATGATCTTGTCGAAGGCCTTTTGTTTCTTCTCGGCAGCGTTGGCAATAGCGTTGGCACGGTCGACTTCCAATTGCAAGTCTTCGACTTCGGTGGACAAGCGTTGCTTGGTCTTTTCGAGGCCAATGCATTTTTGGTTGAGGGATTCGATGGTTTCCTCGGCTTCGGCCAAGCGAGCTTGCAACTTCCTCTTGGCTTCTTCCAATTCTTCGGAGCGGGCAACACCATCGGATTCGTACTTGCTGCGCCAGATTTGAGCTTCAGCGTTAGCCTTGCTGAGTTGACGTTGCAAATCGGCCTTGCCTTCAGCTTCTTCTTCTACTTGTTCACGGAGGTTATCCAAGTCGTGTTCCAAGTTGCGGAATTTGCCCAAAAGGGTAGCACGTTCACGGGCTTCTTCATCAGCCAAACGCTTGGTATCTTCCAATTGAGTGGTGAGGGAGATCTTGATCTTGGACAATTGGGAAACTTGGGATTCGGCTTCTTCCAATTGGCGCAAGAGGTCGGAGTTTTCAATGGAAAGCTTCTTCTTGGCGGCATCGAAGTCGTTGAGGGTTCTGTTGGTTTCATCCAATTTGGATTGGACTTCGTTGAGGGTGTGTTGCAATTGCTTGGCAATCTTTTCTTGGGCAGCCTATATTTCAAACGATTGATAATGGGATAATTTATTAGTAACGAATAGAAATATTTGGGACAATGTAATTTTGTATTTGGCAATTGTGTGTACTATGtacaattagttttttgttagcAAGGATTCTACATATTTTGGCAAGGATTAGTGCGGTAGTAAagtattttcacaaatattctaCATGTTAAAATCACAGGCCTTATACAAGACAAGTCCTTGAGATTCATTAGATTCAAAGCAGAGCTATCAGAGATTTGTTCAAGAATCCTTCGGATTCCCAAACTGACTCTCTCAAATCTACAATAATAATCAGCAAAATGTACAGCGGCGTTTTTATTTCGTTTCTAATTAAAGGAGTCAAATGTATGTATACCTTCTCGTTGGTAATGTGGTCAACACCAGCGCGGAGATCGTTCAATTGACCGTAGTATTCGTTCTTCTCCTTTTCAGCCCTAGATTGGTGATaaagtaagtttttgttttagttagaATGTGTTAAATGTGTGTGTAGGGAAATATTAATCAAAGTAAAACGTTGCTTCTTGAAAATCCATCTTGTAGCCGTCGGAAGAGAAAGACAGAAATGCCGCTtttcaaatcttttttaaattgaattaaaggaatttattatactttgtttgtgtgtgtgtgatttttGGGAGGTTTTGTACAAAGAAGGGTTTTTATTGTGTAATTTGTGCAATATGTGTGATGATCCTCGAAAGGATTCATTACCTTATCACGAGCAAGTTGATCGCAGGCAGAACGAGTTTGGTTCAACTCATTGTGGCAAGTCTGGCGATCGTGTTCAGCCCTGTTATTATAGggagaaattttaagaaaattttaatatttgtttttcaaaaaaacacttAAGACACGTTCAACACAGACAAACACGACTGGCAGTACAAACATTACTTTCCACAGCTACAACTTTGGAAGAAACAAACTGAAAAGAAAGATTTCAAGTGATTAGAATACTTACTTAGCCTTCAATTTGTTGAGTTGATCAACTTGTTCGGCCATTTCAGCGATAGCATCGTTGTGCTTCTTGCGCAAGTTAGCCAAGGTAGATTCGTGTTGAATGTTGGCTTCTTCCAAGTCACGACGCAATTTGCTGAGTTCGGCTTCACGCTTCTTGTTGAGTTCAATTTGGGCAGAAGTAGCACCACCGGCTTCTTCAAGACGTTCACCCAATTCCTCCAATTCGCGAGCCAAATCAGCACGTTGTTTCTCAGCCTTGGCGCGAGCTTGACGTTCGGCTTCGACTTCTTCTTCCAATTCTTCGATGCGGGCTTGCAATTCCTTGATTTGGCGTTGGTGCTTGCTAACAACAACTTGTTCATCTTCCAATTTGGCGGTGATGGAGGACAATTCCTTGTCCTTGCGTTGGATGGTTTGTTCCAATTCCTTCTTGTTGCGTTCCAAATCGGAGACGGCTTCTTGGGTAAGTTTCAAGTCACCTTCAACCTTGCGCTTGGATTTCTCAATATCACCACGCAATTTCTTCTCGCGTTCCAAGGAGTCTTCCAATTCATCCAAGGTTTGTTCCAACTTAGCCTTGACCTTGTTTAAGTGGTTGATCTTGTCTTCGGCAGCTTGGAGTTCTTCACCAGTCTTCTGGTTGCTTTCACCTTGCATCTTCTTCTCCTTGTTCAACTTGTTGATGAGTTCGTCTTGGTGGGCGATTTCATCGTTCAAGTTGCGGATTTGGTGGTCCTTGGTGGCCTTATCTTGTTCAGCCTTTTGGACGTTCAATTCCAAGTCTTCAATGTCCTTCTTGAGGCCAGAGATTTCTTGGTCAGCCTTCTTCTTCTGTTGGAACAATTGGTTGCGGGCATCTTCCTCTTGAGTCAAGCGCTCTTGGATGTCCTATATGTATATGGGGTAAATAATAAATGTCGTGTGTGAGTGATATGAATTGGCTAAGATCTATATTTAGcacaaatcaaaaacaaaattgccataaattttgttattgggAAATCAAAGCACATAATTAgtcattttttctattaaattatgATTCCGTTCGTTGAGTTTTTGATGACCATATTTGCTTCACTGATTTCCACAATTCATTGACAATCTTGATTTTTtgcttgttttaatttttttttttaggaaatttgaaAATACTTACGCGCAATTGGTTTTCGAGGTCGTTCTTTTGAGCTTGGAGTTTAGCGCATCTTTCTTGGTAATCTTGCAAGGCACCCTTTTCACCAGACAAGGAGTCCAACAAGGCAGTCTTTTCAGCTAACAACTTAGCATTAAGGGCTTCCAATTCCTTGCGTACCTTAACTTCGGCAGCATGAGCTTCTTCAGCCTTCTTAGCCTTCTCTTCAAGACGCTGTAAATCAGAATTAGAAGATTTATTAGTGGTTTCAGATGTTGCAGCTTGTGGTGTTGGCATTGCTGGTTCGGGTTCTTGTAAAGGAGCTGGTGTCGTTTCTGCAGCCACTGGTTCTTCGGGTTTAATTtcagttgctgctgctgctgctgcagctgcTGGAGTTTCCTCAGCACTGGCAGTATCTGATTTTGCTTCAGCTGGTGGTGTAGCTGAGCCAACTTCTTCagatttttcacttttttcagattttttcgattttttcacttttttatcttcagccatttttaatgaatattattttgagattattgaataaatttgttttaattttacttttgcaaaattttttttgaaattgtttggtttttgtatttaaaattttatttgaattaattatCGTTTAAATTTGCTGCAGCTATAGTTGCTTGTTGTTCGTTTAAATCGTTTAGATGAAGTATGAATTATGTGTTCGCTTTAGCCCAGGTAACTATTAGATCCGTTTAGCTACTGGTCAACAACTGGAATGCTTGCAATTGCAAAGTGCTCGATgaattttcaaattcaaaattcaaattaattttaattagcaaCGCCCAACAATTATATCAAATCATATTGAATAATGttaatatgtgtgtgtgttgagTACTTACTCACAATTTATGCA of the Lucilia cuprina isolate Lc7/37 chromosome 2, ASM2204524v1, whole genome shotgun sequence genome contains:
- the LOC111678371 gene encoding myosin heavy chain, muscle isoform X24 — encoded protein: MPRPIASQEDEDPTPYLFVSLEQRRIDQSKPYDSKKNCWVPDEKEGYLLGEIKATKGDIVSVGLPGGEVKDFKADKVEKVNPPKYEKVEDMADMTVLNTPCVLHNLKQRYYAKLIYTYSGLFCVAINPYKRYPVYTNRCAKMYRGKRRNEVPPHIFAISDGAYVDMLTNHVNQSMLITGESGAGKTENTKKVIAYFATVGASTKKDESQKNKGSLEDQVVQTNPVLEAFGNAKTVRNDNSSRFGKFIRIHFGPTGKLAGADIETYLLEKARVISQQSLERSYHIFYQIMSGSVPGVKEYCLLSNNIYDYHIVSQGKVTVASIDDADEFSLTDQAFDILGFTKQEKEDVYKITAAVMHMGGMKFKQRGREEQAEQDGEEEGGRVAKLFGCDTAELYKNLLKPRIKVGNEFVTQGRNVQQVTNSIGALCKGVFDRLFKWLVKKCNETLDTKQKRQHFIGVLDIAGFEIFDYNGFEQLCINFTNEKLQQFFNHHMFVLEQEEYKREGIDWAFIDFGMDLLACIDLIEKPMGILSILEEESMFPKATDQTFAEKLTNTHLGKSAPFQKPKPPKPGQQAAHFAIGHYAGVVAYNITGWLEKNKDPLNDTVVDQFKKSQNKLLVEIFADHPGQSGGGEQAKGGRGKKGGGFATVSSAYKEQLNSLMTTLRSTQPHFVRCIIPNEMKQPGVVDAHLVMHQLTCNGVLEGIRICRKGFPNRMVYADFKQRYQIINPGGIVGVADIKKQSQLILESTPLDPDMYRIGHTKVFFRAGVLGQMEEFRDERLGKIMSWMQAWARGYLSRKGFKKLQEQRVALKVVQRNLRKYLQLRTWPWYKLWQKVKPLLNVSRVEDEIARLEEKAKKAEEAHAAEVKVRKELEALNAKLLAEKTALLDSLSGEKGALQDYQERCAKLQAQKNDLENQLRDIQERLTQEEDARNQLFQQKKKADQEISGLKKDIEDLELNVQKAEQDKATKDHQIRNLNDEIAHQDELINKLNKEKKMQGESNQKTGEELQAAEDKINHLNKVKAKLEQTLDELEDSLEREKKLRGDIEKSKRKVEGDLKLTQEAVSDLERNKKELEQTIQRKDKELSSITAKLEDEQVVVSKHQRQIKELQARIEELEEEVEAERQARAKAEKQRADLARELEELGERLEEAGGATSAQIELNKKREAELSKLRRDLEEANIQHESTLANLRKKHNDAIAEMAEQVDQLNKLKAKAEKEKNEYYGQLNDLRAGVDHITNEKAAQEKIAKQLQHTLNEVQSKLDETNRTLNDFDAAKKKLSIENSDLLRQLEEAESQVSQLSKIKISLTTQLEDTKRLADEEARERATLLGKFRNLEHDLDNLREQVEEEAEGKADLQRQLSKANAEAQIWRSKYESDGVARSEELEEAKRKLQARLAEAEETIESLNQKCIGLEKTKQRLSTEVEDLQLEVDRANAIANAAEKKQKAFDKIIGEWKLKVDDLAAELDASQKECRNYSTELFRLKGAYEEGQEQLEAVRRENKNLADEVKDLLDQIGEGGRNIHEIEKARKRLEAEKDELQAALEEAEAALEQEENKVLRAQLELSQVRQEIDRRIQEKEEEFENTRKNHQRALDSMQASLEAEAKGKAEALRMKKKLEADINELEIALDHANKANAEAQKNIKRYQQQLKDIQTALEEEQRARDDAREQLGISERRANALQNELEESRTLLEQADRGRRQAEQELADAHEQLNEVSAQNASISAAKRKLESELQTLHSDLDELLNEAKNSEEKAKKAMVDAARLADELRAEQDHAQTQEKLRKALEQQIKELQVRLDEAEANALKGGKKAIQKLEQRVRELENELDGEQRRHADAQKNLRKSERRVKELSFQSEEDRKNHERMQDLVDKLQQKIKTYKRQIEEAEEIAALNLAKFRKAQQELEEAEERADLAEQAISKFRAKGRAGSVGRGASPAPRAMSVRPQLDGMAFPPRFDLAPEDF